The sequence below is a genomic window from Tenacibaculum tangerinum.
TTTCCACTTTCTTTTAGCATCCTGTGCTGTTTCTTTAATTAGTAAACCAACTTACTGTGTTTTTGCCACATATCTTACAAGGTATGCCTTCTCTAGTTTGTTGTTGACGATCACATTTCCCGCAAAAATAAACTTCACTCATAGTATTGTACTTTTAGATTTCTCTAAAATACAATATTATTCAATAATAAAAGAGGCACCAATTCCCCCAATAAGAATAGGCCATTTGACCACTTTCCTAATTCAATTGCTACACCACTAGTATATATTTGATGACTATCTCCTTCTTCCGTTTGGCTATTTAAACGCATAAAATTACCCGTAAACACTAAATCTTCTCTAAAAACAATATAATTGATTACAAAAGCCAAATACGCATCACCATATAACTCAGAATTTTTACCCATAACTTCTCTTTGAAATTCTTTTTGCTCAGTATATAATTTTTGTTTTGAATCTTGCAGACATGAAGAAGACCATGCTTTTAAATGAGAATCCCAAACCCTATTTAAAACATCATCAGAAACATTTTCGATAAATATTTTTTTTACCTCATTGTTTGACTGATTTACTATCTCCATAACTTCTCGAAGCGTTTGAATTGTAAAATCATTTTCTACATCATTTACAAGAATTTTAGCAGGAATTTGAGTAATAATGGGTGTGCTATTATTTTCAGATTTTCTTGTAATAATTCTAATTTTCCAAAAGTTTTATTACTCATTTTTTCTGGAAATAAAGATTGTAATCTTTTTAATTCATCTTTTGGGATTTCAACTGAAACATTAGGAAGTTCTTTTAGTTTTGTGTTGAAAATATCTACAGAAATAAATCTTTTTTGTAATGATTTTGGAAGTAGAGAAGAATTCATCTTTTTAAATTAATAGATATTTATAGTATACCACAATAATCTCTAGATTTAAAGACTTCAATCACTTTCAAATTTTAGAGAGTAAAAAAAGAGATTATCTGATGTACAAATAATCTCTTTTATTTATGTCTAAATCAGGAGTAAGTTCAAAAATGAATACTTTAGATTTTTATAGGTGTTATTTTGCTTCTAATGAATAATCAAAAGAAAAAACAACACTTTGAGGTTGACACTTTTTTGTTGGTGAGTTAATTTTTACATCCTTATTTTTCATTATTTCATCTACACTACTAAGAAAGCTTCTTTTTGATCCACCTTGCTTATCCGAACCATCCCTGTGAAGATTTTCAGCAGCTAATCTATTACCTTTTTTATATTCAATAACGGTGTTTTTATAGTTTCCTTTTTCATTAAAAACGATAGAGATTTCTGCTCGTACATCTTTCGTATAATCACTTAAATAACGTGAGTTCGGGATAGTTTATCCTATTCTTTGTAAGTTATCGATATTGATATTAGGTTTAGTTGGATAAAACGAATAAGCGATTAACCCTGCGACTAAATTTAAGATAAAGTTATCGAAGCTTCTGTGTCTTGTGTGCTCTATTTGACATACGTTTTTCAAAATATCATTCACACTTTAAATAACAGCCCTTTTTCTAAGCATAATTTTATCATAGATATGCATAAGAGTATTTTTCATATTCTTTCTAATTTTTGTAACCAAATGTATTCCATCTACAAAAAGCTGTTCAAACAGTTCTTTACCTACATACCCTCTGTCGGCAAATATTTTTCCGAACACACGATTATGAAAGGCTTTATCTTTAAGTGGTTGCCTGTCATCTATATTACCTTGCGTAATTAAAAAGTCAACGATATCGCCCTTTTCATTGATAATAATATGAAGTTTAAAGCCAAAGAACCACCCCATGGTTCCTTTCCCTTTTTTTGCGGTGTTTTTAAAAACTCTGTTCTGCTTTTCTCTTTTATAATGACATACTTTAATAGTGGTAGAATCTAAAAAGGAGATCCCTGTACATTGACCTAAACAGTGCATTTGAAGAAACAGTATCATAGGCACTGAACAACGCTTTTTCAATTCAACAAATCGGTTATAGGAAACTAAATCTGGAAATTCTTTTGACAAGTGTTTGCTAACATATTCGATATAAAAGTGTTTAAAACACCTAAAACCACTAAAATGGAAAAACACCATAATTGTGATTATTTCACTTTGGGTGAGTTTAGGCTTTCTTCGTCTAACTATCTTTGAACAGGTTTCTAAAGCATTTTTATCAATAACTTGATTAATTTCGGCACAAAAATCATCAATTAAACAGAAAAATTCAGTAATTTTAAAATCAGAAATCATAGTGGAAAATTTAGTTATACAATTAAAAATCAGTACTTTAATTTACTAAATTTTTCGCTTTTTTTCGTGTAATTAAAAAACTTTTTTATCCCGAACTCACGTTATATTAATAAAAGTAATCATTATTAATTGCTCTTATTAATAGTTGAAACAAACCTGAAATCTATAAACTTCATCAAAATTATAAAAGCATTTTATGCTTATAACAACTCGTTCCAAAGGGTATTTAGCTCATAGAAATAGGGTGAAAAACCCAACCAAAAAGAGCTATTTCACACTCATAATTTTAAAACAATCAAGCTAGTTTTGTTTCCACTAATTACAATTAATACTCTTTTATGAATCATTCTATTATAATTAATTCTATTGGAACAGCCACACCGGGGGCTTCAAAAATTTTATCAGATGCTTTAAAAGTACCACAAGATTACATCTTAAAATTGTTGTACAATGCACCATCTATTTTATTTCAAAAGGTAGATAAAAATACCGCATTAAAAGCAGAAGACACTTTAACTAAATTAGGTTTAGACATATCTGTTTATAAAGAAGATGACAAATTTGATTTAACTACGGAACTTGTAGATATTAGTGTGAGTTTTGAGAATGTTTTACAGCTTCCAAAAGTAACGGAACAATTGGCCACCTTTTTAGGTTGTAAACAATCAGAAGCACTGAACTTACTTTTAAATAACCCAAGTATAGTTCTTGGCAATGTGTCTGTTGCTACAGCAAAAGCATTACAGAAAAGAATAGATGCAAACGTGCATTACTCAAACCCCAAAAAAGACAGCTATACTATTTTAATTAACGATGAAATTGGAAGTTCGGAGTTAAAAAACATTGAAAATCAACTAAAAAAAGCTATCAAAAAAGAAGAAGATGTTTATGTGATTGAAGATGTGTCGTATAATAATTCTCAATTGTTATGGAGAAAATACCAATCTAAAAAAACGGTAAAACTATTAAATCAAAGCCACCAATTAGTTCATATTGTGATGAATGAATTTGATTTAAATAACCAAAAGCATGTTTCTTTTTTAGTTAATAAAGTAGGCCTGCCAGAAGTAATTTTAGAAGATGTTAAAAATGCCTTACCTATAACCTTATTTGAAAACATCAATAGAAAAAATGCTGAAGAAATTATGGGGTCATGCATAGAAATGGGAATGACCGTTGATTTAAAAAGAGAGGTCAATTTCAAGAAAAAAATTCAAATAGAAGACATCGAAGACTTTGAAAATGTTACCAAAGTACTAAGTCAGTTTATTGCTAAAGAAGACTTGCCTAAAGAAGGAACTAAAAATTGGGAAAGCAAAGAAGCCATTCCTTCAATAATTGCAAGATATCTACTAGCGCAATTAGAACAATTAATGTGTAACCCAGAAATTATATAAGATGGAACAAAACATGTTACACTACAGAATTGCAGAAAGAGGCAAAATGCACGCCTTAGATAAAAACTACACAGAAGCTCTACGACATTATAAAGAGGCTTTAAAATTAACACAAAAACAACAAGACAGCGAATTGTTTTTTCAGCACTACAGTCAGTGTGTTATGGAGTCTTTAGAATTATCAGGAGCACATGATCAGGTTATTTCGTTTTGTGAAAATTACAGGTCTTTTTTAGAAGAAAAACAACAAGACGTTTTAGTGCGAAAGCATAAAGCCTTTGTAAGTGAGCGTCAAGCAATTCAACATATACTTAAAGGAGAGCAAGAAGAAGCTAAAACGCTGTTACTCGAAGTTCAAAAAGATTTAGGTAAAGGAAAACAACCTATTACAGATGAATTGTTGAATTGGTTACTTAGAGGGTATCAGGTTAATGCAAATCAATTAAAAAGATTACAGCAGAAACATAATTATTTCATTGTGAGAAAAGAATCGGTTAATCCTAAAATTGCCATGGATTTACCCGAAGGCGTTTCTCCATTTTAAACTACTAAATAAGTAAAATATGGCAGACATTAAAACTTTTGACCAAGGGGCAAAAATACTACAAAACGTAGACGTAAGTAGTATGGTTACAGCATTAGCCCTGGGTATTGCTAGCGCTCAAGAGCGACTAGACAACAATTCGGTATCTCAACTTATCCGACTTTCAGAAACCAAAATAGCTGGGAAGTCCTTATTGGAATTTGGATTTCAACCAGCGTTTTATGCTTTTGATTATGCAGATATTTCTGCGTCAATTAGCCTAAAAATGGCAGTTAAAGAAGAAGTAGAGGTAGATTTTAGCTTGGCTGTGGATTATAAAAATAATACCACATTTGATAAAGATTTCTTTGATCAACTAAAAGAAAGCAGAAGTAAATCGTTAAGCAAAAATTCTAAAACTCAGAAAGAAATTGCATTAAAAGCAAGTACATCTGAAGAAATTAGTATTAACGAAAAATCATTTGAAATTCACAAAGAAGAGGGCTCATATTCTAAAGTTGAAGAAACTAAAGAAGAGATGAGAGATCAAGCTAGTGATTTACGAGTAGACTCAGTAATTGAAGATGAAAAAATTTTAGAAGAAAACACTTCTAACAATTTATTAATTATCAAAGAAGATGGGTTTGTAGTTGTAGCAGAACCTTATGTGCATACGTCAACAGAAGGATTATTAAAAATGCCTTCAACCTATTTACCATTAAACGACCCTAGCGCTCCAAATATTACTTTAAAAGGAGGAAGTACTCCTAAAAATTTCAAAAAAGAGAAAGATTTTGCACATACCTTATCAAGTGCCAGAACTAGTAATGGAGTGAATGGAACTGTTGTAGGAATAAATTCTGAAGGAATTCATAGATCTGGAGGTAAAAAAGTATTGGAATTCTTTTTTGGTTGGGATAAATATGATATCAATTATGGGTATTCTACCGGAGTTAAATCTGATTCGGTACATAAAGATGATGTTACACTTTTAGCTTTATTGTTAGAAAGAGATCCTTCATTAACTATTACCATTACCGGATATACAGATGGAAGTGGTAATGCAACCAAGGAAAATGCAGATTATAATAAAGCTTTGGGTAAAAAAAGAGCTAAAGCCTTTAAAGCTGAGCTAGAAAAAAGAGGAACTTTTACCTTAGCTGAAAGCAGAGTTACTATAATAACTAAAGGTGAAAGCTTAGCCAATGGTAGTTCTGCTAAAGACCCAAACATTAGAAAAATTAAAGTAGAGCTTCCTTCAGATTATGATTATATCCATTTTAATGGAGGAGAAATCACAAAAACAGGTGCTAATGCTCCTACTCCTAACGCCTTTGTTTATCTGGAAAATGATAACTCAGCAGGTAATACAGGGTTGCCAATTACTTTTAAGTATAACGGAAAAAGCTATACGTTTACTGCTGCAGATATAAGCAATGCCCTACAATCGGCAAATAATTTTAAGAGTAAACTACAAGAGTTGTATGCTGAAAAGTATAACGATTACTACTATTTCTTACATGAAGAAACCAAGGTAAATTACTTTATTCATTCTGAGCAAAATAAAGAATTAGATGTAAAAATAAATAAGCAAGCTTCAGCAGATATTAATAAAGATACTACCAAGGTATTTGTAAGTGATACAAAAAATGATCTTTCTAAATTGAAAGAATCTTCTAAAGACTTTAAAGGAGACAGATCTTTAGCTATTAGCGGGTCATTAGATGTACGCTATGCACGTCAGTTTAACATGTCTGTAGAAGGAAACGCCTCTATTGCTGCACGTATGATTTCAGTACCGCCTCCTTCAGCTTTAGAAAACTATATTCAATCGTTAACAGGAGGAAGTAATACATCTTCAAACTAATTGAACGATGGAAACACCTAAAGTAATACAACAAATTGCCAATGCTCCATTACCAATGATGTTGGAAAAGCTAGGAATGTCTATTGCCAATGCGCAATCTGCACTCGATGCTAATTCAATTCGATTGGCCAATGAAATGGCATCAATAAAAGTTAACGTAGGTGATGAAGAGTATAATTTATTAAGCCTTGGATTTACGCCAACATTTTATGCTTTTACAGAAGCATCGCTAGAAATGAAAATGGAATTTTCCATGGCAGAATCAGAAAATTACGGAGGTGCCGTTGCATTTAATTACGGAAAAAGTAAAAATGATAATTCTGGAGGAGAGGAACAAAGCGGAAACACCTCAACACAAATGTTTGGTGTTTCAGTATCGGCACACTATTCAAGAAAATTCTCTGCTTCTGCCGAAGGATCATCATCTATTGCTGCCAAAATTGTATCGCTACCTCCACCTGATATATACTTAGAAATATTAAAGTCAACATTAAATAAAGAAGAATAAAAAGAACTTATTATGAATATGTTTAGAGATACGCCCAGAATAGGGCAACAATTATTAGATGTTCCAATGGGACAAATGATAGAGCAAATGGCAATGTCTATTGCCAAATCACAAATGGCATTAGATGCAAACTCTATTGAAGTAGCTGAAATGATGGGAGGATTAAGTCCTGTCAAGTACGAAAAAGATGGTAAAGAATTTATCAATTTTAAGGACAGTCGTGTTTTCTTTGGTAAAGAAAAGGTGTCACTTGCAGGTGCAGTAGAATTGTACAATGCAAATACAGACCAAGCATATAGAGCTTCTATAGAAGATAAGATTAAAAATGATACTGAAGCTGCTTATGATAGACCTGTAGTAGATGTAAGTGGTGCTGTGCCATCTAATAGCTCAGCTAAATTTACTCCTGATGATCAGAAGAATCCAGAAGTATATTACAGAAATGGGAGTAATTGGTTTGAATATGATTCAACTACATCGTCATATCAAGCAATTGCAAACCCACCAACAGCTTCTACAACAAGACTTATGGTAAAGCCTGGTACTACAGAAAAAACATTGTTTTTACCCCAACGTTTATCTATGCTTGAATTAGGTTTTTCACCAACATTCTATCAATTTGTAGATACTATGATTCAAGTAAGAATTGCCATTAAGTTTTCAAGAGAAGGTTCGTCATCATTTTCATATAACAGAAAAACAGATAGTACCGACAGAAGTACAAGTTTTAGTTGGAGAAGTGGTTTAAAAACTAATAAAACTGTAACCACCACCCAAGTTAACGCAGAATACTCACAGAAGTACAGTTATTCTGCTGAAGGATCTAGTTTATTACAAACAAAATTAGTACCTATTCCACCCCCAGCAATTTTAGAAGAACGCATTCAACAGCAAATGGAAATAGCAAGAGAGGAAGCTGAAAACTAGTGTAAATGGGTAGAATAACCAGAGAAATACAAAATGCACCCTTACCAGAAATGGTTAAAAGTTTGGGTATTGGTATTGCACAGGCTCAACGTGCCTTAGACAGAGTTTCTATGGATTTAGCGAAGGAGCTTGTTCATACCAAAATAGAAATGGGAGGAGAAGAGTATAGCCTACTAGCACTAGGCTTTACTCCTACTTTCTACCAGTATGTAGATACTTTTTTTGAATGTAAAATGTCAGTATCTATGGTGGAGTCTAGAGAATTTGGTGCCTCAGTATCGGCTAGTGCCGGATTTAACGTAGGTTTTGCTGCTGTTAGCGCTACAGTATCTGCAAGCTACTCTCAAAAATATCAATATTCTGCTGAAGCAAGCTCACTTATTAGAACCAAATTGGTTACAGTGCCTAACCCGCCGGTGTTTGAGCAACGTTTACAAAGTATGATTGAAGCAGAACTAGAAAGTAAAAGAAATCCGAATACCACAACACCTACTAATACCAATTCATAAACCATGGCTAAGCATTGGAAAAGTTTTGTTAAGAAAGAAAAAACTCCAGAACAAAAAGAAGAGTTGGATTTTAAAACTCTTCTTTCTTCTGGAGAACAAACAAGCAAGTCTTTAGAAGAGGTAGCAGACTTTAATGCTAATCTAAAATCATTATTAGATGAGCAAAAGCAGCTTGAAGACAAAATGGCTGAGCTTACTGGTAAGAAAGAAGCATCCAATACTAACAAAAAGTATGAGCATGAAATAAAATCAATCGATCAGAAAAAGAAAGAAGAAAGAACAGAAGAAAAGAAAAGACAAAAAAGTAACAAAAAACAAGAGGATAGATGGAAGGTTGACATACCTGTTCAAAAAAAAACAAAAGAACCTTCTATTTCTATTCCCTCAAAAATCTTAACTAAAAAGAAAAAAGAAAATGGTTTCATTCAAGCTAAAAAAACAATTGATGCTTCTATAACAACTATTAAGCAGCGTAAGAAAAAAGCAGAAAAATCAGGAATAAAAATTACCAAACAAAATAAAACGAACCTAACTAACACAATTAGGAAAGTTAAAGAAGGAAAAGACCAAATAGAAATAGTACAAAAACAGCTAAAAAAATCGCTTTTTAGTGTTGATCAAAAAACAAAACAAAAAACTAAACCTGTATCCACACTTATTAAAAAGGCTAAAAAAGTACAGAATTTAGTTATTGAAACACGGAAAGAGAGTAAAAAAACAAGCAGTTTAATAGCAAACCCTATTCAAAAGAAAGAAAAAAACACGAACGAATCATTTCCTAAATTAAAGGAAAACAAGCCCCTGAAAACTACAATGACAACTGTTAAAAAAGCGGTGAATACTTACCAAAATATCAAGCAAGTAAGTCCCAAAGTAATTTCAGGATTACAACAACTCTCTACAAACGCAAAGGCTATAAGTGTTGGCAATAATATTTCCAAAAGTGCAACGCTTGTAAATAAGTTAGATAATAGTATTAGCAAAGTAGATCAGCTTTTTAATACTGCTAACAAATATCTAAATAAGACTACGAAAACAGTTGGGTTGATAGATAAGAAAGTAGAAATATTTAATACAATTTATAATAAAGAAAAGAAAACAGCTAATGCCTTTGATTTAGGCTTTATTCAAAATCAAAAATCAAAAAAAGAAGAAAATCAAAACTTTAATGTGAGTAATAAAAAACTTTCAGTAGATATAAATACGATAAAAAAAGTAAAAAAAGGAATAGACACATTAAAGAGTTCTAAAAATAAAAAAGATAGTTTTTCATTTTAAAACGCAATACAATGAGTTCAGTTAATAACGCATTAACCTTAAAACAAATACTATTAGGGATTTCCGATAGCTTAAACGAAGCCCAAAATCATCTCAGAAATATAAAACCTTACGATGAGTTTGGAAGACCTAATACATTATATACCTTACCATACCTAGATTTTAATCTTCAAGTAGAAGCAGAATTTGAAAAAGAAACGACTAGTGAAGCTCAAAAAAGTAATAGGTTTACTGAGAGTCAACCGCTTCCTTATCAACCTCATAAACAAGCATATGAAAAAACAATCGCATTTAAACCTGTTACCAACAGTACAACTAACTCTAAAGAAACCAATAAGATAACCAGTACTATTTCTGGTCGATTTGTAGCTATTGTACCTAATGAAGGACTACCACAGCTTATTATAAATGCAGTACCTAAAAAAACAACTACTATTCATATATATGATATAGATGTGGAAGTAATTAACGCTGCAGGAGAAAAAATTTCAGATGCCCTAGTAGAGTTTAATTATAATCAAGAAAAAACAGAAAAATTAAACCCAAATGCTACACTAAATCATGGGACTTCATTTTTAAATGCAAGTGAAATTAGAACGGATGAAAACGGAAAAGCTTCCGCCCAAGTTAAAGTTGATGCAGTAGATGTTGCCAACGGACACATTTTAATTTTAGATGTAAACATAGGAAATGTATTAACTAAAATTTCAATACAACAATAAGTTATGATAACGGATATAGAATTTTTACAGTTTAAAGGTCAATTGTTTGATGCCTCAAACCAATCCATAACAGGTGTTGAAGTTGTTGTTCAGTTCTACAATATAAATCTGAATTCTTGGGTTTCTTTAACAGAGGCTTTAATGATAAAAGCATCAAAATTTTCACATACAATTGAAATCCCAGATAGAATATCAACAACTAATCAAACAATTCGAATTGTTAGAGAAATTATTAAATCAGGAGGAGTACCTACATTCAGAATTATAAAATTTACAGCAGAAAAAGAGCTTCCAAAAGTTATTGCTTCAGACTTCACTGTAAGTATAAATAAAGAAAAATTACTATTAGATATTAACTTTGGTACAAATTGGCTCCTAAAAAACGAAGCCATTATTAATGCAAAAACACACGTTATTATAGCTTCTTCACTACGCATTTTTGAGTTTGATAACGCAATGTTAACTGTAGAAAAAGAAAAAGAAGAATTGTTGAAAGAAAAAACTACAGTAGAGGGACAATTAGTGAATTTAAACACTGCTATAAATAGTTTAAGCCAAGAAAAAGAAATATTAACTTCAG
It includes:
- a CDS encoding OmpA family protein, whose amino-acid sequence is MADIKTFDQGAKILQNVDVSSMVTALALGIASAQERLDNNSVSQLIRLSETKIAGKSLLEFGFQPAFYAFDYADISASISLKMAVKEEVEVDFSLAVDYKNNTTFDKDFFDQLKESRSKSLSKNSKTQKEIALKASTSEEISINEKSFEIHKEEGSYSKVEETKEEMRDQASDLRVDSVIEDEKILEENTSNNLLIIKEDGFVVVAEPYVHTSTEGLLKMPSTYLPLNDPSAPNITLKGGSTPKNFKKEKDFAHTLSSARTSNGVNGTVVGINSEGIHRSGGKKVLEFFFGWDKYDINYGYSTGVKSDSVHKDDVTLLALLLERDPSLTITITGYTDGSGNATKENADYNKALGKKRAKAFKAELEKRGTFTLAESRVTIITKGESLANGSSAKDPNIRKIKVELPSDYDYIHFNGGEITKTGANAPTPNAFVYLENDNSAGNTGLPITFKYNGKSYTFTAADISNALQSANNFKSKLQELYAEKYNDYYYFLHEETKVNYFIHSEQNKELDVKINKQASADINKDTTKVFVSDTKNDLSKLKESSKDFKGDRSLAISGSLDVRYARQFNMSVEGNASIAARMISVPPPSALENYIQSLTGGSNTSSN